A genome region from Dolichospermum compactum NIES-806 includes the following:
- a CDS encoding class IIb bacteriocin, lactobin A/cerein 7B family: MANIKINNLQAANLNSSTSELFNELTEAEILDIRGGLGPGGAVGGAIIGAIGNFGYQLGAGRVGPGRGFNWQSFIGTTAVSAAIGFSGGAAAWYFRPRVAFFGGVAGGRMGW, encoded by the coding sequence ATGGCTAACATCAAAATTAACAACTTGCAAGCAGCTAATCTTAATTCCTCTACCTCTGAACTTTTTAATGAATTAACTGAGGCTGAAATTTTAGATATTCGTGGTGGTTTAGGTCCGGGAGGTGCTGTTGGTGGAGCGATTATTGGTGCAATTGGAAATTTTGGTTATCAGCTTGGTGCTGGTCGTGTTGGGCCTGGTCGCGGTTTTAATTGGCAGTCTTTTATAGGTACAACGGCTGTGAGTGCGGCAATTGGTTTCTCAGGTGGCGCTGCTGCTTGGTATTTTAGACCTAGAGTTGCCTTTTTTGGTGGGGTCGCTGGTGGTCGGATGGGCTGGTAA
- a CDS encoding helix-turn-helix domain-containing protein → MVTNLPKVDEIKSPNICQGKFLTPFQRQLLQKNLEQDLPELSHQRIQIMLLADEGKTQTQIRKELGCCPATARHWIHIARSGMAHQWTSSPIGRPKIVNEEYLERLQQLINHSPREFGYSFEKWTAGWLSKHLAKELEIKVSDCHIKRLLKQIGLSTRQTSRPKSTITMKKINQATEESQIYIKDLPTEIMANERKKLAVNFLPLASNQK, encoded by the coding sequence ATGGTTACTAATTTGCCAAAAGTAGATGAAATTAAATCACCAAATATTTGCCAGGGAAAATTTTTGACACCATTCCAGCGTCAACTACTACAAAAAAATCTGGAACAGGATTTACCTGAATTGTCCCACCAGCGTATCCAAATTATGCTGTTGGCAGATGAGGGGAAGACTCAAACACAAATTCGCAAAGAATTAGGATGTTGTCCAGCAACAGCAAGACATTGGATACATATAGCTCGTAGTGGGATGGCACACCAATGGACTTCATCGCCTATTGGTCGTCCTAAAATCGTCAATGAGGAATATTTAGAGCGGTTACAACAACTAATTAATCATAGTCCCCGTGAGTTTGGTTACAGCTTTGAAAAGTGGACAGCAGGTTGGTTAAGCAAGCATTTAGCCAAAGAATTAGAAATTAAAGTCAGTGATTGTCACATCAAGCGATTGCTCAAACAAATAGGATTATCCACCAGACAAACATCCAGACCAAAATCAACTATAACCATGAAAAAAATAAACCAAGCAACAGAGGAAAGTCAAATTTACATTAAGGATCTGCCAACTGAAATTATGGCTAATGAAAGAAAAAAATTAGCTGTTAACTTTCTCCCATTAGCAAGCAATCAAAAATAA
- a CDS encoding DUF1822 family protein: MNNLSNNLTNNLTNNLTNNHQPMSLEFEVLPISAINLDAEQISEAVENSLKIKNQSQQWQTYINTLALLAFKAWLTERANSLAVNDDKCTVFQPAIANIIPAVANLQVGEFKVCLLTNDSLGDDQIFVPRAVIDLPEYIAHFYVLIEVLEEQEIATISGFLSYQQLIEKQANLQPETDWTYQMPVSWFAQAPDYLLLNLRCLEPSAITLPSVRVTNNQRMQSLVSMQNELMALLPQLQLPNVELWQVLTWEQGSAVISNLELLNWLDNLQLQGHNYSLQDSFKDLFKLLTQPAINVGRWLWDELDELAAELSWQLLPNIAPIPALRSPVEEFQVITNQLQSRGLEIPSQARGAYHDLLLAGFPLRLYAVTWPILSESDPSWTLLLVLGTTAQNSLPADLKLRVSDQTSILIEQGINPQQGDSYLFTRVVGSWDEKFLVSVSLVDGVELTLPPFTFYPGRSY, from the coding sequence ATGAATAACTTGTCAAATAATCTCACAAATAATCTCACAAATAATCTCACAAATAATCATCAGCCAATGTCCCTTGAATTTGAAGTTTTACCTATAAGTGCTATTAATCTTGATGCTGAACAAATTAGTGAAGCGGTAGAAAACAGCCTGAAAATAAAAAATCAGTCTCAACAATGGCAAACTTATATTAATACTTTGGCATTATTGGCTTTTAAAGCATGGTTGACAGAAAGAGCAAATTCTTTGGCTGTTAATGATGATAAATGTACCGTATTTCAACCAGCTATAGCTAATATTATTCCTGCTGTTGCTAATTTGCAAGTAGGTGAATTTAAAGTTTGTTTGTTGACTAATGATAGTCTTGGTGATGATCAAATATTTGTACCGAGAGCAGTTATAGATTTACCCGAATATATTGCCCATTTCTATGTATTAATTGAAGTTTTGGAAGAACAAGAAATAGCAACAATTTCTGGCTTTTTATCCTATCAACAATTAATAGAAAAACAAGCGAATTTACAACCTGAAACAGATTGGACTTATCAAATGCCGGTGAGTTGGTTTGCACAAGCACCAGATTATTTATTATTAAACTTGCGTTGTTTAGAACCAAGTGCCATTACTTTACCATCTGTACGAGTTACCAATAACCAAAGAATGCAAAGTTTAGTGTCAATGCAAAATGAGTTAATGGCATTATTACCACAATTGCAATTACCTAATGTTGAACTTTGGCAAGTATTAACTTGGGAACAAGGAAGTGCAGTAATTAGTAATTTAGAATTACTCAACTGGCTGGATAATTTGCAACTGCAAGGACATAATTATTCACTGCAAGATAGTTTCAAAGATTTATTCAAACTGTTAACCCAACCAGCGATCAATGTAGGACGGTGGTTATGGGATGAGTTAGATGAATTAGCAGCGGAACTTTCTTGGCAATTATTACCTAATATTGCACCTATACCAGCTTTGCGGAGTCCTGTGGAGGAATTTCAAGTAATTACTAACCAACTCCAAAGCAGGGGTTTAGAAATTCCCTCTCAAGCGCGGGGTGCTTATCATGATTTGTTGTTGGCAGGATTTCCCCTGCGATTGTATGCTGTAACTTGGCCAATATTATCTGAATCAGATCCTTCGTGGACATTATTATTAGTTTTGGGTACAACTGCACAAAATTCTTTACCTGCTGATTTAAAATTGCGAGTGAGTGATCAGACTAGCATTTTAATAGAACAAGGTATTAATCCACAACAGGGTGATTCTTATTTGTTTACTCGTGTTGTGGGTAGTTGGGATGAGAAGTTTTTAGTGAGTGTGAGTTTAGTAGATGGTGTTGAATTGACCTTACCTCCATTTACATTTTATCCTGGGCGGTCATATTAA
- a CDS encoding DMT family transporter: MKLPLLKPSSVNIGFALFIGVFGISTAAIFVRLSTQTTGLNGIGFSLFLSASRLIVSSLLMFPLWRGLSKVQSQRGAFAYSVIAGICLATHYVTWFLSLSYTSITASATIVTTSPIWVTLLSWIFFKEKPSRRTLLGISLALFGGLLIGYDGTITENNIAKNPLLGNFLALIGSWVYSLYFLAGREAQNKGLNTGIYAVIAYGSAALVLLPLPYFFHSSYTGYPAIVYLYIFLMAVLSQIIGQTCLNWSLRWISPTIVTLAVMFEPIFSSIFAYVLFNEVPSVVLLIGAAILFLGVGTAAMNSK; this comes from the coding sequence ATGAAACTTCCATTGCTAAAGCCTTCATCTGTAAACATTGGATTTGCTCTTTTTATAGGAGTTTTTGGGATTTCAACCGCCGCTATTTTTGTAAGATTATCAACTCAAACAACAGGTTTAAATGGAATTGGATTTAGTCTTTTTTTATCAGCTTCTCGATTAATAGTTTCTTCATTATTGATGTTTCCATTATGGAGGGGTTTATCTAAGGTGCAATCTCAGCGAGGGGCTTTTGCTTATTCTGTGATTGCTGGTATATGTTTGGCAACTCACTATGTAACTTGGTTTTTATCTCTTTCTTACACATCGATAACAGCTTCTGCTACTATAGTCACTACTAGCCCTATATGGGTTACACTGCTCTCTTGGATATTTTTTAAAGAAAAGCCATCTCGTCGGACATTATTAGGTATATCATTAGCACTTTTCGGTGGATTATTGATTGGTTATGATGGAACTATAACAGAAAATAATATTGCTAAAAATCCACTTTTGGGAAATTTTCTTGCCTTAATTGGCTCATGGGTATATAGCCTTTATTTCTTAGCAGGTCGAGAAGCACAAAATAAGGGATTGAATACTGGAATATATGCAGTAATTGCTTATGGCTCCGCAGCATTAGTTTTACTTCCTTTACCCTATTTTTTTCATAGTAGTTACACAGGTTATCCTGCAATTGTTTATTTGTACATTTTTCTGATGGCTGTATTATCACAGATTATTGGTCAAACGTGCTTAAATTGGTCATTGCGTTGGATATCACCAACTATTGTGACATTAGCTGTAATGTTTGAACCTATATTTTCAAGTATATTTGCTTACGTTCTTTTTAATGAAGTACCTAGCGTTGTCTTATTAATTGGCGCAGCAATTTTGTTCTTAGGCGTAGGAACCGCAGCAATGAACTCGAAGTAA
- a CDS encoding 2OG-Fe dioxygenase family protein: MTYTLLIPKPLFTEIEEQILSNGFSILTEGKFQNKLFFEKSIWQEFRNSWNNLKLDTYMNDNGKYRHRRYSAFQYNQISRNLLEKPGEPHYQQKNFNQLNGGINRYYEPLEYKTKANLVFVSIMDFCIKLFTELKPNRDWHLEVHQFRITTNSDFCGLPTPEGIHRDGVTYAFIMLAGKENVMGGESYIYDNQKQPIFNYILENPLDCAFLDDIKLRHSVSPITPLASDKEGYRDTLVITFTEL, encoded by the coding sequence ATGACTTATACTTTGTTAATCCCAAAACCTTTATTCACAGAAATAGAAGAGCAAATATTAAGTAATGGATTTAGTATTCTCACGGAAGGTAAATTTCAAAATAAATTGTTTTTTGAGAAAAGTATTTGGCAAGAATTTAGAAATAGTTGGAATAATTTAAAGCTTGATACATATATGAATGATAACGGAAAGTACCGTCATCGGAGATATTCAGCATTTCAGTACAATCAAATCTCTAGAAACTTACTTGAAAAACCAGGAGAACCTCATTATCAACAAAAAAACTTCAATCAATTGAATGGAGGAATAAATAGATACTATGAGCCATTAGAATACAAAACAAAAGCTAATTTAGTATTTGTTAGTATCATGGATTTTTGTATTAAGCTTTTTACAGAACTTAAACCTAACAGAGACTGGCATTTAGAAGTTCATCAATTTCGTATTACTACTAATTCAGATTTTTGTGGTTTACCTACACCAGAAGGTATCCACAGAGATGGTGTTACTTACGCATTCATTATGCTTGCAGGGAAAGAAAATGTCATGGGTGGAGAAAGTTATATTTATGATAACCAGAAACAACCCATTTTCAACTACATCTTAGAAAACCCTCTAGATTGTGCTTTTTTAGATGATATTAAGCTCAGACATAGTGTATCACCTATTACTCCACTTGCAAGTGATAAAGAAGGATACCGAGATACCTTAGTGATTACATTTACCGAATTGTAA
- a CDS encoding HlyD family efflux transporter periplasmic adaptor subunit, with the protein MTNQLNVRQTTQLQNYEYQQELVSENAAIATDNWSFFTKELLDGLPQVWTRGLLYFLVIFVAIILPWSMLYKVDETGAARGRIEPKGKTVKLDSPVSGTVKDINIKEGDVVKNGQKILGLDTDLLNKELQQGEDKLKGLLNRGFQLKLSKQQLVVALTTQQQQNQSQALEKQSQIDQAQQNLMATTNVYQLQKEEKITQVNQAKQNLEYSKTASNLAQSSLTSALREKERYRQLWQQGVVPEINVIEKQDIVQEKQKLYKQSQSDIQQSQLRLAEQQSNYQRIVKQGKADITQAQLRLNEQKRSYQTLTQTGKLALLKIEEQQKSLETEITTLNAEIAQTKRQIESLKIQLGQRELKANVSGTVFQLPIQKAGAVVQPGTLIAEIAPLGSPLIIRAQMMTNESGSLRKGLPVKLKFDAYPFQEHGIVEGEVIAISPTATEVDTANGKVSVYNLEISLQQNCIKSGNKCIPFRPGDTAMAEVIVRQRRIIDFLIDPFKQLQQGGLQL; encoded by the coding sequence ATGACTAATCAATTGAATGTAAGACAAACTACGCAACTTCAAAATTATGAATATCAGCAAGAATTAGTATCTGAAAATGCAGCTATAGCAACAGATAATTGGTCTTTTTTTACTAAAGAATTACTTGATGGCTTACCTCAAGTTTGGACTAGAGGATTACTGTATTTTCTAGTAATTTTCGTTGCTATTATCTTACCTTGGTCTATGTTATATAAAGTTGATGAAACTGGCGCTGCTAGAGGGCGAATTGAGCCAAAAGGTAAAACTGTAAAACTAGATAGTCCTGTATCTGGGACTGTCAAGGACATTAATATCAAAGAAGGTGATGTGGTGAAAAATGGACAAAAAATACTAGGTTTAGATACAGATTTATTAAATAAAGAATTACAACAAGGCGAAGATAAATTAAAAGGATTGTTAAATCGAGGATTCCAGTTAAAGTTATCCAAACAACAGTTAGTTGTTGCCTTAACAACCCAACAACAACAAAATCAATCTCAAGCTTTAGAAAAGCAATCTCAAATAGACCAAGCACAGCAAAATTTAATGGCGACTACTAATGTTTATCAACTACAAAAAGAGGAAAAAATTACTCAAGTAAATCAAGCTAAACAAAATCTTGAATATAGTAAAACTGCTAGTAATTTAGCACAAAGTAGTTTAACCAGTGCTTTAAGAGAAAAAGAACGTTATCGTCAGCTTTGGCAGCAAGGAGTAGTTCCAGAAATCAATGTCATAGAAAAGCAAGATATAGTCCAAGAGAAACAAAAGTTATATAAACAAAGCCAGTCAGATATTCAACAATCTCAGTTACGTTTAGCTGAACAACAAAGTAATTATCAACGAATTGTCAAACAAGGAAAGGCAGATATTACCCAAGCACAATTAAGATTGAATGAACAAAAACGCAGTTATCAAACTTTAACTCAGACGGGTAAGTTAGCTTTACTCAAGATTGAAGAACAGCAAAAAAGTCTAGAAACAGAAATTACCACTTTAAACGCGGAAATCGCTCAAACTAAACGACAAATTGAATCGTTAAAAATTCAATTAGGACAACGAGAATTAAAGGCAAATGTGAGTGGTACTGTGTTTCAGTTACCTATTCAAAAAGCTGGTGCTGTAGTACAACCAGGAACACTGATAGCGGAAATTGCTCCTCTGGGTTCGCCTTTGATAATTCGGGCGCAAATGATGACTAATGAAAGTGGTTCTTTGCGAAAAGGATTACCAGTTAAGTTAAAATTTGACGCATATCCTTTTCAAGAACATGGAATAGTAGAAGGAGAGGTAATAGCTATTTCTCCTACTGCTACAGAAGTGGATACAGCTAACGGCAAAGTGTCAGTTTATAACTTAGAAATTTCTCTGCAACAGAATTGTATTAAGAGTGGAAATAAATGTATTCCTTTTCGTCCAGGGGATACGGCAATGGCTGAAGTTATTGTACGTCAACGGCGAATTATTGATTTTCTAATTGACCCATTTAAACAGTTACAACAAGGCGGTTTGCAACTGTAG
- a CDS encoding peptidylprolyl isomerase — protein MLQYQSLTITNNDILHQIKLDCKIPEIVKQIISRKVITDAATEAGIKIETEELQAAADEMRLMNKLINAEDTWAWLNKNGLSIDDFEAIIYNNLLSTKLAIHLFAEKIESYFFERRLDYVGAVIYEVVLDDEDLADELFYAIQEGETNFYDVARLHIQNVELQRKRGYRGIMHRQDLKPEISAAVFTAKPPEVLKPIVTSLGVHLILVDEIVQPQLDDVLAYQIGIDLFSQWLKKKVEQVDFDLVIE, from the coding sequence ATGTTACAATATCAATCTTTGACTATTACTAATAACGATATTCTCCATCAAATCAAACTTGATTGTAAAATTCCTGAAATAGTTAAACAAATAATTAGCCGCAAAGTTATTACTGATGCTGCGACTGAAGCGGGAATTAAAATTGAAACAGAAGAACTTCAAGCAGCAGCGGATGAAATGCGATTAATGAATAAACTCATAAATGCTGAGGATACCTGGGCATGGTTGAATAAAAATGGTTTGTCTATTGATGATTTTGAAGCAATTATCTACAACAATTTACTATCTACAAAATTGGCTATTCATTTGTTTGCGGAGAAGATTGAATCTTATTTTTTTGAACGAAGGTTAGATTATGTTGGGGCTGTCATTTATGAGGTAGTTTTAGATGATGAAGATTTGGCTGATGAACTTTTCTATGCTATTCAGGAAGGGGAAACTAATTTTTATGATGTGGCGCGTTTACATATTCAAAATGTAGAATTACAGCGCAAAAGAGGATATAGGGGAATTATGCACCGTCAAGATTTAAAGCCAGAAATTTCTGCTGCGGTTTTTACTGCTAAACCACCGGAAGTTTTAAAACCGATTGTGACCTCTTTGGGAGTACATTTAATTTTGGTTGATGAGATTGTTCAACCTCAATTAGATGATGTTCTTGCTTACCAAATTGGTATAGATTTATTTTCTCAGTGGTTAAAGAAAAAGGTTGAACAGGTTGATTTTGATTTGGTTATTGAGTAA
- a CDS encoding IS701 family transposase — protein sequence MKFTKLNYCQYLLSSQINYTMTNLAEHLDNISHDKINYYLKNEKLTPRLLWDNVKDIIVRDENAYIIFDDTVLNKRFSEKIEIVRRQYSGNEHGIVKGIGIVNCIYVNPKTLKFWVIDYRIFNPDNDGLSKVDHVKNMLQGLVYQKVLPFDTVLMDTWYAVNNLMLYIDSLDKVYYCPLKINRLVDDSFGKEKYKNIESLSWSEDELECGKIIKIKAFPSEKKVKLFRVTISTDRTDYIATNDISQSSMDVTQQVCKIRWKIEEFHREIKQLTGIESCQCRKGRLQRNHIACAMLVWLRLKNLAYNTGQTIYQIKHNLLSNYLIGQLKRPDIAMSMV from the coding sequence ATGAAATTTACTAAACTTAATTACTGCCAGTATTTACTTAGCAGTCAAATCAACTACACAATGACTAATCTAGCAGAACATTTAGACAATATTAGTCACGATAAAATTAATTATTATTTAAAAAATGAGAAATTGACTCCTCGGTTACTTTGGGATAATGTGAAAGATATAATTGTCCGGGACGAGAATGCTTATATTATATTTGATGACACAGTTTTAAACAAAAGATTTTCAGAAAAGATTGAAATAGTGCGAAGGCAATATAGTGGAAATGAGCATGGCATCGTCAAAGGAATTGGAATAGTCAATTGTATATATGTTAATCCTAAAACTCTCAAATTTTGGGTAATAGATTATCGTATTTTTAACCCTGACAATGATGGTTTAAGTAAAGTTGACCATGTGAAAAATATGTTGCAAGGGCTTGTATATCAAAAGGTTCTGCCATTTGATACAGTTTTAATGGATACTTGGTATGCAGTTAACAATTTAATGCTTTATATTGATAGTCTAGATAAAGTTTATTATTGTCCTTTAAAGATTAATCGTTTGGTTGATGATAGTTTTGGCAAAGAAAAATATAAAAATATTGAATCATTGTCATGGAGTGAAGATGAGTTAGAATGTGGTAAAATTATCAAGATAAAAGCATTCCCCTCCGAGAAAAAAGTGAAGCTATTCCGGGTTACTATCTCTACCGATAGAACGGACTATATCGCAACTAATGATATATCTCAAAGTTCTATGGATGTTACACAACAGGTGTGTAAAATCCGTTGGAAAATAGAAGAGTTTCACAGGGAGATAAAACAATTAACTGGCATTGAATCATGTCAGTGTCGCAAAGGTCGTCTTCAAAGAAATCATATAGCTTGTGCTATGTTGGTTTGGCTAAGACTAAAAAACTTAGCTTACAACACAGGTCAAACTATTTATCAAATTAAGCATAATTTGCTTTCTAATTATTTAATAGGACAACTAAAACGTCCAGATATTGCTATGTCAATGGTTTAG
- a CDS encoding cysteine peptidase family C39 domain-containing protein, which yields MLQNTSATTVNHLLLNKILGCNISEQEFQKHQHKLQYLEPKLGKISAIQQGIYIVLNSKIRLTDKAGQLIKTVTIGEAYGHFTLFQEENFIPYQAKASQDVQLCFIPSELLVSLIVKYPQINTHLKTEAQNLNSLLVNTNPHENTTSNVSDKPIKKPTTEKNHKQKKPNQAYFPHPTQKVKHLLQRVTQRYPFFAQQSEADCGAACLVMISRYWGKTISINRLRDIANIDRSGASLHGLIAAAESIGFATRPIKTKIEYLAKQKLPAIIPGLTQLAQRSLIISICVLQ from the coding sequence ATGCTACAAAACACATCGGCAACAACGGTAAATCATTTATTACTCAACAAGATTCTTGGGTGTAATATTTCGGAACAGGAATTTCAAAAACACCAACATAAATTACAATACTTAGAGCCAAAATTAGGAAAAATCTCTGCTATTCAACAGGGTATTTATATTGTCCTGAATAGTAAAATTCGGCTGACAGATAAAGCAGGACAATTAATCAAAACAGTCACAATAGGAGAAGCCTATGGGCATTTCACATTGTTTCAAGAAGAAAATTTCATACCTTACCAAGCTAAAGCCAGTCAAGATGTACAACTGTGTTTTATTCCCAGTGAATTACTCGTTTCATTGATAGTTAAATATCCGCAAATCAACACTCATTTAAAAACAGAAGCTCAAAATCTAAATTCTTTGTTAGTTAACACTAACCCACACGAAAATACAACATCTAATGTATCCGATAAGCCGATAAAAAAACCTACAACAGAAAAAAACCACAAACAAAAAAAGCCTAATCAAGCTTACTTTCCTCATCCTACTCAGAAAGTCAAACACCTCTTACAAAGAGTAACTCAACGCTATCCTTTCTTTGCCCAACAAAGTGAAGCAGACTGTGGTGCAGCGTGTTTAGTAATGATATCCCGATACTGGGGAAAAACCATCAGTATTAACCGCTTGCGGGATATTGCCAATATTGATCGTAGTGGTGCATCTTTACATGGTTTAATAGCTGCTGCGGAAAGTATTGGATTTGCTACCCGTCCCATAAAAACCAAAATCGAGTATTTAGCAAAACAAAAATTACCCGCAATTATTCCAGGACTTACGCAACTGGCACAGCGATCGCTAATTATTAGTATATGTGTACTGCAATAA